CCTTCAAAAACTCTATTGAGTCAAGCACGCCCTCTGCGTCTTCGTTGGGGATATTAAGCTTCAGGCTTTTGTGAGCTCCGATGGCAATAAATATTGCCTTAAACCCTTCTTCAAGCAAACCATCGATGGATATGTCCTCGCCCAATGCAGTATTCGTTTCTATCTTGACTCCTGCATTCTTGATTGACTCTACATCAAAACTGAGAACCTCTCTTGGTAGACGGTGGTGTGGTATTGCTATGGCCAGCATCCCTCCGACTTCGGGGAGAGCTTCGAAGACCGTAGTACCATATCCGTTGAGAGTGAGATAGTAGGCGCAGGTAAGGCCGGCTGGACCAGATCCTATAACAGCGACTCTTTCCTCTTTGGAACGTTCAGGTTTGGCAACGCTTTCTATATTCGATTCCATCGCGAAATCAGTAAGAAATCGCTTTATCGTCCTGATCGCAATTGGATCCCCTCCTTCGCTTGCCTTGCATCTGTATTCACAAGGGTGATGGCAAACACGTCCACAGACACTTGGGAGGGGATTGTCCTTTCGGACTACGTCAAAAGCTTCCTTAAACTTCCCCTGGGCGGCTAGAGCTATATAGACAGCCGCTTCTGTGTCTATGGGGCAAGTGTGTTGACAGGGGGAGGACACTATTTCCGTACACACTGCTGCGGAACATCTTTTTTGTCTTATGTGTGCTTCGTATTCGTTTCTGAAATACCGAATGGTGCTCAGCACTGGATTGGGAGCAGTACTGCCAAGGCCGCAAAGGGAGCCATCAACTATGGCGTGTCCTAATTCTTCAAGTAGGTCGACGTCACCGTTCTTGCCTCGTCCCTCGCATATCTCAGTCAATATGTCCAACATTCTCTCAATACCTTCCCGACAAGGGGTGCATTGCCCGCAAGACTCGTCCAGGGTGAAGGTAAGAAAATACCTGGCTACGTCAACCATGCAGGTGGTTTCATCCATCACTACCATTCCGCCTGAACCCATTATGGATCCTATTTTCGCCAGCTCTTCATAGTCCACTTGTAGGTCTAACAGGTCCGAAGGAATGCAGCCTCCAGATGGCCCGCCTGTCTGCACAGCCTTAAACTTCTTGTTGTCCGGAATTCCACCACCAATATCGTAAATGATCTCACGAAGAGGTATGCCCATGGGAACTTCCACCAGCCCTGTATTGTTTATCTTCCCCACCAAAGAGAAAACCTTCGTTCCCTTACTGGTCTCAGTGCCGATATCTGAGAACCATTTGGCTTTCCTGAGAATTATGGGGGGAACATTTGCCCAGGTCTCCACATTATTGATGTTGGTGGGCTTGCCCCAGAGCCCCTTCTCTGCCGGATAAGGCGGACGAGGACGAGGACGACCCGCCCTACCCTCAATCGATGCCATGAGTGCCGTCTCCTCACCGCAAACAAATGCTCCGGCGCCTCTATGGATACTGACTTCGAAATCGAAATCGGTGCCAAGCATATTCTTCCCCAAGAGGCCGTAGTCCCTTGCCTGCTCAACTGCCCTGGTCAGCCTTTCCAATGCCAGAGGATACTCATTTCTTATGTATACGAAACCATGAGAAGAGCCAATAGCCTTGGCCCCAATTGTCATGCCCTCCAAGACGGAGTGTGGATCAGATTCAATAATACAGCGATCCATATATGCACCTGGATCACCCTCATCCGCGTTGCAGATTATGTATTTCTCGTCTCCAGGAGAACTTCTGGCCAGTTCCCATTTTCTCCCAGTTGGAAAACCAGCTCCTCCTCTTCCCCGCAAGCCGGAATCCTTGACCTCTTGTACTATCTCCTCCGGGCTCATCGAAGTGAGGGCTTTAGCCAGGGCCCTATATCCGTCTCGAGCAATATATTCTTCGATGTTCTCGGGATCTATCAATCCCCGGTTTCGCAAAACAATCAATCTCTGCTTTGCGAAGAAACCAATGTCACTCATCTTCGGAATCGGCATCTCCCACTCCGAAGGAGTGTACATCAACCTTTTTACAGGTCTACCCTTGAGCAGATGCTCTTCCACCAAGTGAGGGATATCCTCCTTGGTAAACAACTGGTAGAATATGCCATCAGGCTGTACTATCATAATGGGGCCTTGCGCACACACACCCATACAACCAATGGAGGCAACCAGAACCTCATCTTCCAGGTCAAATCGTCTGATCTCGTTCTCCAGAGCCCCCCTCACATCGAAACCCGCATTGGAGGCGCACCCAGAGCCCGAACAAACCATGACATGAGTCCTATATCTTTCCATTTACGACACTCGCTCGCTTCCTATGGCTATTGCATGCTCTGTAACTATCTTCCCCCCGATTACATGCTCAGAAAAAATCTTCTGAATCTTCTCCTCTGTCAAATCAACATACTTCACAGGCGCTTCGCCCTTTAGTTCAACTGTAGCCATGGGCTCCCTACTGCACAGCCCAGCACAGCCAGATGTGGTAAGAATGATGTCCTTTGCATCACTCTCTTCAAGCAGTGCCATCAAGGTGCTCATTATCTTCCTCGCCCCAGCAGCTATCCCGCAGGTCCCCATGTGAACTGTAATCTTTGCCTTGCCTGCCCCCTCACGCAGCATGGTCATCTTCCTCATTCTCTCTCTAATCTTTTCCAAATCTTCGGGTCTCAGCTTAGGCATCAATGCTCACTCGTTTTTGCTATCTTCGATTTTCTCGTACTTGTATACGAACTCAATGTCAGGATTGCCGGCCCTCAAGATCCTCATAGTCTCAGGAATATCGCCCAGAGGCTTGCGATCAGGGTGGCTGTGCTGGAACGTAGCCTTGACTCTGGTCCCTATGCCGACCTTTGACTCTATCTCAATATCTCCACCGCTCTGTCTTGCCGCTTGGGCTAGAAGGGGAAGTCCCAGTCCCACTTTTCTAACGCTCTTGGTAGTGAAGAATGGATCTAGCACTTTCTCGAGCCTCTCTTCGCTCATACCCTGGCCATTGTCTTTAATCTCAACCAAAAGCAGGTCTTTCTCCATGTCTTCGACAACCGTTATTTCAACCCTACTTGCAGAAACAGCGATTGAATTCTCCACAATGTCAAGAATATGCAAGGATATGTCCTCCACAAGTTAGTGGGTCACCGCCTTTCTCCCGTCTCTGTTCAGCAAGGCCTTGCTTAACTCATCAACGCTAAGATTTTCAGTAAAGAAAGAAGTATACGTTTCTCCTATGTCTTCCAAATAGTGCGCATCAGAGAACCTAACTATCGGAAAATCATTCACCTGAGGTAACCTTGCTTTCACCTCTTTCACGGGATTCCGCGGCGACACTTCCAGAGCGTCTATGTTCAACCCGTCAGGGATGAATCCAAGCTGGCCGATGATGCTGAAGGCTTCGCGGTCAACATGCGATGCAATTGCTATGCCGCCGGATTTGTGGACGATATCGACAATCTGTTCAATCAGAAGTGTGGTCGCCCCGATCAATAGCCTATCATTGATGCCCATTATACTGTCATTTTCATCTACGACCAGCTGTTCTCCAAAGTAGTCTTGATCATTTACTCCAGATAAATGTTTGTAGACTATATCTTGAACACGGAGTAAATCTGCATCGTTTTCGAACAGAGCTAATACATGTACCTCTTCTTGCGACGTTATTTCAATTCCACCAATGACTACAACGCCTACCCTTTCCCCTGCTTTCTTCACTGCCGGAACATTCTCCGCTGAATTATGATCACAGATAGCGA
This genomic interval from candidate division TA06 bacterium contains the following:
- the nuoF gene encoding NADH-quinone oxidoreductase subunit NuoF; the protein is MERYRTHVMVCSGSGCASNAGFDVRGALENEIRRFDLEDEVLVASIGCMGVCAQGPIMIVQPDGIFYQLFTKEDIPHLVEEHLLKGRPVKRLMYTPSEWEMPIPKMSDIGFFAKQRLIVLRNRGLIDPENIEEYIARDGYRALAKALTSMSPEEIVQEVKDSGLRGRGGAGFPTGRKWELARSSPGDEKYIICNADEGDPGAYMDRCIIESDPHSVLEGMTIGAKAIGSSHGFVYIRNEYPLALERLTRAVEQARDYGLLGKNMLGTDFDFEVSIHRGAGAFVCGEETALMASIEGRAGRPRPRPPYPAEKGLWGKPTNINNVETWANVPPIILRKAKWFSDIGTETSKGTKVFSLVGKINNTGLVEVPMGIPLREIIYDIGGGIPDNKKFKAVQTGGPSGGCIPSDLLDLQVDYEELAKIGSIMGSGGMVVMDETTCMVDVARYFLTFTLDESCGQCTPCREGIERMLDILTEICEGRGKNGDVDLLEELGHAIVDGSLCGLGSTAPNPVLSTIRYFRNEYEAHIRQKRCSAAVCTEIVSSPCQHTCPIDTEAAVYIALAAQGKFKEAFDVVRKDNPLPSVCGRVCHHPCEYRCKASEGGDPIAIRTIKRFLTDFAMESNIESVAKPERSKEERVAVIGSGPAGLTCAYYLTLNGYGTTVFEALPEVGGMLAIAIPHHRLPREVLSFDVESIKNAGVKIETNTALGEDISIDGLLEEGFKAIFIAIGAHKSLKLNIPNEDAEGVLDSIEFLKAVNLGKEVKIGKKVGIIGGGNAAVDAARVANRLPDCEKVTIVYRRTRAEMPAFKEEVDEGIEEGIDIQFLAAPVKVLTKDGKVTGIECIRMKLGDIDKSGRRRPVPIKGSEFTVELDTLIPAISERPDISFMTEKDQLKTSKWDTVVVDEETLTTSRAGVFAGGDVVTGPGTVVEAISAGKTAAESINKFLRGQSLAREYEVTRPSMYVESVKLTDEEIEQAQRPEMPALSAEERMKNFKEVTLGFTEEIAIKEARRCLRCDLGTEDAKKFLEESKHGKSNH
- a CDS encoding (2Fe-2S) ferredoxin domain-containing protein, which gives rise to MPKLRPEDLEKIRERMRKMTMLREGAGKAKITVHMGTCGIAAGARKIMSTLMALLEESDAKDIILTTSGCAGLCSREPMATVELKGEAPVKYVDLTEEKIQKIFSEHVIGGKIVTEHAIAIGSERVS
- a CDS encoding ATP-binding protein encodes the protein MEDISLHILDIVENSIAVSASRVEITVVEDMEKDLLLVEIKDNGQGMSEERLEKVLDPFFTTKSVRKVGLGLPLLAQAARQSGGDIEIESKVGIGTRVKATFQHSHPDRKPLGDIPETMRILRAGNPDIEFVYKYEKIEDSKNE
- a CDS encoding PHP domain-containing protein; this encodes MILVFAGSVMVDQFKGDLHIHTCLSPCGDNNMLPTLIVGQAKKKNLDVIAICDHNSAENVPAVKKAGERVGVVVIGGIEITSQEEVHVLALFENDADLLRVQDIVYKHLSGVNDQDYFGEQLVVDENDSIMGINDRLLIGATTLLIEQIVDIVHKSGGIAIASHVDREAFSIIGQLGFIPDGLNIDALEVSPRNPVKEVKARLPQVNDFPIVRFSDAHYLEDIGETYTSFFTENLSVDELSKALLNRDGRKAVTH